One segment of Balaenoptera ricei isolate mBalRic1 chromosome 8, mBalRic1.hap2, whole genome shotgun sequence DNA contains the following:
- the TMEM262 gene encoding cation channel sperm-associated auxiliary subunit TMEM262 has translation MRWRDRVAVLFFPQGMILTMAALMLFFIHLAVFASDVHNFCVTHHYDRMSFRYTVVLMFSQVIGICWAAVGSLYAEMTQDKFRRCFSLTILMLNGAMFFNRLSLEFLAIQYREENH, from the exons ATGCGGTGGCGGGACCGCGTGGCCGTGCTCTTCTTCCCACAAGGCATGATTCTCACCATGGCTGCACTGATGCTCTTCTTCATACACCTGGCCGTCTTCGCCAGCGACGTGCACAACTTCTGCGTCACCCACCACTATGACCGCATGAGCTTCCGCTACACAGTTGTCCTGATG TTCTCCCAGGTGATCGGCATCTGCTGGGCCGCCGTGGGGTCACTCTACGCTGAGATGACACAGGACAAGTTTCGTCGATGCTTTTCACTGACCATCCTGA TGCTCAACGGAGCCATGTTTTTCAACCGCCTGTCCCTGGAGTTTCTGGCCATTCAGTACCGGGAAGAGAACCACTGA
- the ZFPL1 gene encoding zinc finger protein-like 1 — protein MGLCKCPKRKVTNLFCFEHRVNVCEHCLVANHAKCIVQSYLQWLQDSDYNPNCRLCNIPLAARETTRLVCYDLFHWACLNERAAQLPQNTAPAGYQCPSCSGPIFPPTNLAGPVASALREKLATVNWARAGLGLPLIDEVVSPEPEPLNTSDFSDWSSFNASGSAKQEEIASASAAPAFYSQVPRPPASPSRPEQHTVIHMSNPESLTHASAPRKVYDTRDDDRAPGLHGDCDDDKYRRRPALGWLAQLLRSRAGSRKRPLTLLQRAGLLLLLGLLGFLALLVLMSRLGRAAADSDPNLDPLMNPHIRVGPS, from the exons ATGGGGCTTTGCAAGtgccccaagaggaaggtgaccaaCCTATTCTGCTTCGAACACCGGGTCAACGTCTGCGAGCACTGCCTGGTAGCCAATCACGCCAAG TGCATCGTCCAGTCCTACCTGCAGTGGCTCCAAGATAGCGATTACAACCCCAATTGCCGCCTCTGCAACATACCCCTGGCCGCCCGGGAGACGACCCGCCTGGTCTGTTATG ATCTCTTCCACTGGGCCTGCCTCAATGAACGTGCTGCCCAGctaccccaaaacacagcacctgCTGGCTACCAGTGCCCCAGCTGCAGTGGCCCCATCTTCCCTCCAACCAACCTGGCCGGCCCCGTGGCCTCCGCACTGAGAGAGAAGCTGGCCACAGTCAACTGGGCCCGGGCAGGACTGGGTCTTCCTCTG ATTGACGAGGTGGTGAGCCCAGAGCCTGAGCCCCTCAACACTTCCGACTTCTCTGACTGGTCCAGCTTTAATG CCAGTGGTAGCGCCAAACAAGAGGAGATAGCCAGCGCTTCTGCTGCCCCAGCCTTCTACAGCCAAGTCCCCCGGCCCCCCGCTTCCCCGAGCCGACCCGAGCAGCACACGGTGATCCACATGAGCAATCCCGAGTCTTTGACTCACG CCTCAGCCCCAAGGAAGGTGTATGACACGCGGGATGATGACCGGGCACCAGGCCTCCATGGGGATTGTGACGATGACAAGTACCGTCGCCGGCCTGCCCTGGGCTGGCTGGCCCAGCTGCTCAG GAGCCGGGCTGGGTCTCGTAAGCGGCCGCTGACCCTGCTCCAGCGGGCAGGGCTGCTgctgctcctggggctgctgggctTCCTGGCCCTCCTCGTGCTCATGTCTCGCCTGGGCCGGGCTGCGGCTGACAGCGATCCCAACCTGGACCCGCTCATGAACCCTCACATCCGTGTGGGTCCCTCCTGA
- the CDCA5 gene encoding sororin has product MSERRTRSGGAAQCSGPSAPTPTQSLRRSQRKSGSDLPSILPEIWPKAPQEAPVRKPIVLKKIVAHTVEIPSVHSPRRSPRIAVFLEKENNPPSKEPTREDLFQTCSVPVTSASTPVLCSLNVESDSGEGDLDARDLEMSKKVRRSYSRLETLGSAATSTPGRRSCFGFEGLLATEDLAGVSPVVGSKLTEVSRVPVKPWAPDTTLPGISPPAVKEKRKKRKVPEILKSELDEWAAAMNAEFEAAEQFDLLVE; this is encoded by the exons ATGTCTGAGAGGCGAACCCGGTCCGGAGGGGCCGCCCAGTGCTCCG ggccCAGCGCCCCAACTCCCACCCAGTCTCTGCGGAGGTCCCAGCGGAAATCAGGCTCTGATCTCCCAAGCATCCTCCCGGAAATCTGGCCTAAG GCACCCCAGGAGGCTCCAGTCAGAAAGCCCATCGTCTTGAAGAAGATCGTGGCCCACACCGTAGAG ATCCCGTCTGTTCACTCGCCTCGAAGGAGCCCCCGG ATCGCTGtttttttggagaaagaaaacaacCCTCCTAGCAAGGAGCCTACTCGGGAGGACCTCTTCCAGACATGCAGTGTCCCTGTCACCTCCGCTTCCACTCCTGTGCTGTGCTCCCTGAATGTTGAGTCCGACTCCGGGGAAGGAGACCTGGACGCCAGAGACTTGGAAATGTCAAAGAAAGTCAGGCGATCCTACAGCCGCCTGGAGACTCTTGGCTCTGCCgccacctccaccccaggccGCCGGTCCTGCTTTGGCTTTGAGGGGCTGCTGGCGACAGAAGACTTGGCTGGAGTCTCACCTGTGGTGGGTTCAAAGTTAACTGAGGTCTCCAGGGTCCCTGTGAAGCCCTGGGCCCCAGACACAACTCTCCCTGGAATCTCTCCCCCGGCCGTGAAAGAGAAACGAAAGAAGAGGAAGGTGCCGGAGATCTTG AAATCGGAGCTGGATGAGTGGGCCGCGGCCATGAATGCTGAGTTTGAAGCTGCTGAGCAGTTTGATCTCCTGGTTGAATGA